Proteins encoded together in one Micromonospora auratinigra window:
- a CDS encoding F0F1 ATP synthase subunit delta — protein sequence MQAASRESYKVAAERLDAYARGAEPSAVASTADDILSVAALLRREPRLRRALSDPARSGADRSGLLGDMLRGRIGADALDLVASLVAGRWSAPSELLDGAERLGVEALLASADKAGELGEVEDELFRFGQVVAGSPELSNALSDPMAPAERRATLVDQLLAGKARPITGHLVGAALAGFGGRSFTGALTRLVELAADRRDRQVAYVTVAAPLSDEEERRLGARLSEMYGREVSVKQTVNPEVLGGVSVRVGSDLYDGTVLRRLNETRNALAKR from the coding sequence ATGCAGGCCGCCAGCCGGGAGTCGTACAAGGTCGCGGCCGAGCGCCTCGACGCGTACGCCCGCGGCGCGGAGCCGTCGGCGGTGGCCTCCACCGCCGACGACATCCTCTCCGTCGCCGCCCTGCTGCGGCGCGAGCCGCGGCTGCGCCGGGCGCTCTCCGACCCGGCCCGCTCCGGGGCGGACCGCTCCGGGCTGCTCGGCGACATGCTGCGCGGCCGGATCGGCGCGGACGCGCTGGACCTGGTCGCGTCGCTGGTCGCCGGCCGCTGGTCGGCCCCGTCGGAACTGCTCGACGGTGCCGAGCGGCTGGGCGTCGAGGCGCTCCTGGCGAGTGCTGACAAGGCCGGTGAGCTGGGCGAGGTCGAGGACGAGCTGTTCCGCTTCGGGCAGGTCGTCGCCGGCTCGCCGGAGCTGTCCAACGCGCTCTCCGACCCGATGGCCCCGGCCGAGCGGCGGGCGACCCTGGTCGACCAGCTGCTCGCCGGCAAGGCGCGGCCGATCACCGGTCACCTCGTCGGGGCCGCGCTGGCCGGCTTCGGGGGACGCTCCTTCACCGGGGCGCTCACCCGGCTGGTCGAGCTGGCCGCCGACCGGCGGGACCGGCAGGTCGCGTACGTGACCGTGGCGGCCCCGCTGAGTGACGAGGAGGAGCGACGCCTCGGTGCCCGCCTCTCCGAGATGTACGGTCGAGAGGTTTCCGTCAAGCAGACGGTGAACCCCGAGGTGCTCGGTGGAGTGAGCGTGCGGGTCGGCTCCGACCTGTACGACGGCACCGTCCTGCGCCGCCTCAACGAGACCCGTAACGCGCTCGCGAAGCGCTGA
- a CDS encoding F0F1 ATP synthase subunit B, with amino-acid sequence MHFLLAAEGGEAAHNPIIPAWQEIVVGGIAFIVLCFVLMKFVFPRMEQTFQARVDAIEGGIKRAEAAQAEANQLLEQYRAQLAEARTDAARIRDDARADAEGIRQDILAKAREESDRIIAAGKEQLAAERATIVRELRAEVGTVAVDLASKIVGESLADEARRKGTVDRFLSGLESTGAR; translated from the coding sequence ATGCACTTCCTCCTCGCCGCGGAGGGCGGTGAAGCGGCCCACAACCCGATCATTCCTGCCTGGCAGGAGATCGTGGTCGGTGGCATCGCCTTCATCGTGCTCTGCTTCGTGCTGATGAAGTTCGTCTTCCCGCGGATGGAGCAGACGTTCCAGGCCCGGGTCGACGCGATCGAGGGCGGCATCAAGCGCGCCGAGGCCGCCCAGGCCGAGGCCAACCAGCTGCTCGAGCAGTACCGTGCCCAGCTCGCTGAGGCGCGTACCGACGCCGCCCGGATCCGGGACGACGCCCGGGCCGACGCCGAGGGCATCCGCCAGGACATCCTCGCCAAGGCGCGCGAGGAGTCCGACCGGATCATCGCGGCCGGCAAGGAGCAGCTCGCCGCCGAGCGGGCCACCATCGTGCGCGAGCTGCGCGCCGAGGTCGGCACCGTGGCGGTGGACCTGGCCAGCAAGATCGTGGGCGAATCGCTCGCCGACGAGGCGCGCCGCAAGGGCACCGTGGACCGGTTCCTGAGCGGTCTCGAGAGCACGGGGGCCCGCTGA
- a CDS encoding ATP synthase subunit c family protein: MSILAEVTGSTAAIGYGLAAIGPGIGVGLVFSAYIQSTARQPESSRMTLPYVWIGFAVIEALALLGIAFGFIWAGTA, encoded by the coding sequence ATGAGCATCCTTGCCGAGGTAACGGGCAGCACCGCTGCCATCGGTTACGGCCTGGCCGCCATCGGCCCGGGCATCGGCGTGGGCCTGGTCTTCTCGGCCTACATCCAGTCGACGGCCCGCCAGCCGGAGTCGTCCCGGATGACCCTCCCGTACGTCTGGATCGGCTTCGCCGTCATCGAGGCCCTGGCGCTGCTGGGTATCGCCTTCGGCTTCATCTGGGCCGGCACCGCCTGA